In one window of Thalassophryne amazonica chromosome 9, fThaAma1.1, whole genome shotgun sequence DNA:
- the bicdl2l gene encoding bicaudal-D-related protein 2-like isoform X2: MNFSRSLLDLNNLVKPRYTTNDQLYSTLTRTEGRGFNSRKNKSSSHATLLPKDPEPECTVTTTNTKEEAQEEDLICGGLEDRNCADLLPNENSCPGSLLKDVDEVDLVGDHSSFTFQPEETVDPHDQTEGGTGDLCSDQGALSGEGASQLQRSFIDGTIPDVINSGRPLSRRRTVGHFALKEVRKEVELSRKRSIKLKAQVDKLQQNREWPGWGQNRERVTEEILSVLKLLHPLTDPEAGPVDLPTGDTRLEVALTELQLVARKLAINHTQQVKSGRGKSKGAEESAVLQQALRDRDDAIEKKRAVEEELLRSKSEQMYLNNQLLEAIQKRLELSLELDAWKEDVQKMIQHQMQSKQAEELHKKSSKLGILRRNNRQPMQRPTNFPVPQYNPPSTNTSQVFVNRSSASAPSTPTTPPSTPQRNTWKDKFRRAKTSNYGDQEGAEQDDGFQVVSLD, from the exons ATGAATTTCTCTCGGTCTTTGTTGGACCTGAATAACCTGGTGAAACCTCGATATACCACCAACGACCAGCTCTACTCCACGCTGACCAGAACAGAGGGCCGAGGGTTTAATTCACGAAAGAACAAATCTTCTAGCCACGCAACACTTCTGCCAAAAGACCCAGAGCCAGAATGCACTGTGACCACTACAAATACCAAAGAGGAAGCGCAAGAGGAGGATTTGATCTGTGGTGGGCTGGAAGACAGAAATTGTGCTGATTTGCTGCCAAATGAGAACTCGTGCCCCGGCTCTCTTCTTAAAGATGTAGATGAGGTGGATTTGGTTGGGGACCACAGCTCCTTCACCTTTCAGCCTGAGGAGACAGTTGACCCACATGATCAAACAGAAGGTGGGACAGGAGATCTCTGCTCAGATCAGGGAGCCTTGAGTGGTGAAGGTGCAAGTCAGTTGCAGAGAAGCTTTATAGATGGAACAATACCAGATGTGATCAACAGTGGGAGACCTCTGAGCAGACGCAGGACAGTGGGACATTTTGCT CTCAAAGAAGTACGAAAAGAAGTAGAGCTATCTAGGAAACGAAGTATCAAGCTTAAGGCCCAAGTTGACAAACTGCAGCAGAACAGAGAGTGGCCGGGATGGGGCCAGAACCGAGAGAGG GTCACAGAAGAAATTCTGTCTGTTCTGAAACTGCTGCACCCACTGACAGACCCGGAAGCCGGTCCAGTTGACCTCCCTACAGGGGACACCCGGCTGGAAGTGGCACTGACAGAGCTGCAGCTTGTGGCCCGTAAATTGGCAATCAACCACACCCAACAG GTCAAATCTGGAAGAGGAAAGTCGAAGGGGGCCGAGGAGAGCGCCGTGCTGCAGCAGGCTCTGCGGGACAGAGACGACGCCATCGAGAA GAAGAGGGCGGTAGAGGAGGAGCTCCTTCGCAGTAAGTCAGAGCAGATGTATCTGAACAACCAGCTGTTGGAGGCCATACAGAAACGTCTGGAGTTGTCGCTGGAGCTGGACGCTTGGAAG GAGGATGTTCAGAAAATGATCCAGCATCAGATGCAGTCAAAGCAAGCAGAAGAATTGCATAAGAAGTCATCAAAGCTGGGCATTCTGAGAAGAAACAACCGACAGCCCATGCAGCGACCTACCAACTTCCCCGTGCCACAATACAACCCGCCATCAACCAACACAAGCCAAGTGTTTGTCAACAGATCCTCAGCATCTGCTCCTTCAACCCCCACAACACCTCCTTCCACCCCCCAGCGCAACACTTGGAAGGATAAATTCAGGAGGGCCAAAACCAGTAACTATGGAGACCAGGAGGGGGCAGAGCAGGACGACGGCTTCCAGGTTGTATCGTTGGATTGA
- the bicdl2l gene encoding bicaudal-D-related protein 2-like isoform X1 gives MNFSRSLLDLNNLVKPRYTTNDQLYSTLTRTEGRGFNSRKNKSSSHATLLPKDPEPECTVTTTNTKEEAQEEDLICGGLEDRNCADLLPNENSCPGSLLKDVDEVDLVGDHSSFTFQPEETVDPHDQTEGGTGDLCSDQGALSGEGASQLQRSFIDGTIPDVINSGRPLSRRRTVGHFALKEVRKEVELSRKRSIKLKAQVDKLQQNREWPGWGQNRERVTEEILSVLKLLHPLTDPEAGPVDLPTGDTRLEVALTELQLVARKLAINHTQQKVKSGRGKSKGAEESAVLQQALRDRDDAIEKKRAVEEELLRSKSEQMYLNNQLLEAIQKRLELSLELDAWKEDVQKMIQHQMQSKQAEELHKKSSKLGILRRNNRQPMQRPTNFPVPQYNPPSTNTSQVFVNRSSASAPSTPTTPPSTPQRNTWKDKFRRAKTSNYGDQEGAEQDDGFQVVSLD, from the exons ATGAATTTCTCTCGGTCTTTGTTGGACCTGAATAACCTGGTGAAACCTCGATATACCACCAACGACCAGCTCTACTCCACGCTGACCAGAACAGAGGGCCGAGGGTTTAATTCACGAAAGAACAAATCTTCTAGCCACGCAACACTTCTGCCAAAAGACCCAGAGCCAGAATGCACTGTGACCACTACAAATACCAAAGAGGAAGCGCAAGAGGAGGATTTGATCTGTGGTGGGCTGGAAGACAGAAATTGTGCTGATTTGCTGCCAAATGAGAACTCGTGCCCCGGCTCTCTTCTTAAAGATGTAGATGAGGTGGATTTGGTTGGGGACCACAGCTCCTTCACCTTTCAGCCTGAGGAGACAGTTGACCCACATGATCAAACAGAAGGTGGGACAGGAGATCTCTGCTCAGATCAGGGAGCCTTGAGTGGTGAAGGTGCAAGTCAGTTGCAGAGAAGCTTTATAGATGGAACAATACCAGATGTGATCAACAGTGGGAGACCTCTGAGCAGACGCAGGACAGTGGGACATTTTGCT CTCAAAGAAGTACGAAAAGAAGTAGAGCTATCTAGGAAACGAAGTATCAAGCTTAAGGCCCAAGTTGACAAACTGCAGCAGAACAGAGAGTGGCCGGGATGGGGCCAGAACCGAGAGAGG GTCACAGAAGAAATTCTGTCTGTTCTGAAACTGCTGCACCCACTGACAGACCCGGAAGCCGGTCCAGTTGACCTCCCTACAGGGGACACCCGGCTGGAAGTGGCACTGACAGAGCTGCAGCTTGTGGCCCGTAAATTGGCAATCAACCACACCCAACAG AAGGTCAAATCTGGAAGAGGAAAGTCGAAGGGGGCCGAGGAGAGCGCCGTGCTGCAGCAGGCTCTGCGGGACAGAGACGACGCCATCGAGAA GAAGAGGGCGGTAGAGGAGGAGCTCCTTCGCAGTAAGTCAGAGCAGATGTATCTGAACAACCAGCTGTTGGAGGCCATACAGAAACGTCTGGAGTTGTCGCTGGAGCTGGACGCTTGGAAG GAGGATGTTCAGAAAATGATCCAGCATCAGATGCAGTCAAAGCAAGCAGAAGAATTGCATAAGAAGTCATCAAAGCTGGGCATTCTGAGAAGAAACAACCGACAGCCCATGCAGCGACCTACCAACTTCCCCGTGCCACAATACAACCCGCCATCAACCAACACAAGCCAAGTGTTTGTCAACAGATCCTCAGCATCTGCTCCTTCAACCCCCACAACACCTCCTTCCACCCCCCAGCGCAACACTTGGAAGGATAAATTCAGGAGGGCCAAAACCAGTAACTATGGAGACCAGGAGGGGGCAGAGCAGGACGACGGCTTCCAGGTTGTATCGTTGGATTGA